TTACGGTCGTGCTCGGGGTAACGGTCGCGGCACTGAGTGTGGCCATCGGCTACCCACTGGCACTTTTCATTCACTCGCTCCCCAAGCGCGCAAAGGCGCTCGCACTCGGAGCGGTGATCCTCCCGAAGCTGACGAACGTATTCGTCGTCCTTTACGGCGTGAACCTGCTGCTCGGGAGCACCGGTCCCGTGAACCGCGTACTCCTCGCACTGGGCCTGACCTCCGAACCGCTCTTGCTCACGCACAATCTGTTCGGGGTACTTGTTGCCGAAACGTACCTCATCATGCCCTACGCGGTCCTCGTTCTGGTGCCCGCACTCGATCGTATCGACCCGTCCCTTATTGCCGCCGCACGCGGGTTGGGGGCGGGACCGTGGACCGCGTTCCGCCGCGTCACGCTACCTCTATCCTTGCCGGGCGTGGCCGTTGCGGGGCAGTTGTGTTTGATTTGGGCGCTGGGCGCGTTCGTCGGCCCGCTCTTGCTCGGTGGGCCGGAACAAACGACGCTCGCCGTGAAGGTGCAAAAAGACGGTATGGGGTACGGCGACTGGCCGCGGGCCGCGACCACGGCCGTGCTGAGCCTGGTGACCGTAGCCGTATGCGTGGCGCTGTATTCGTGGCCGGCGCGTGCGTTGCGCCGGTTAGGAGGCGCGAGTGCTTAATTGCGCCTTCAAACCGGTGTGGCTCCTCGGTCGCTTACTCGGTGGGCTCACACTTCTCGCGCTCGTCGCGCCGTTCGTGTGCGCGGTGTGGATGTCGTTTGCGCCGGGCGAATTGCTGGAACCGCCGACCGGAGAGTGGTCGGTTCGGTGGTACCGCGAGTTCTTCGGCTCGGTGAAGTGGACGCGGGCGCTCCGAACTTCGGCCGAAGTCGCAGCGCTCTCGGTCGCAGGTGCGCTCGTTGGCGGGTTGGGGTTGGCGGTCGCGGTTACGCGGTTCCATTTTCGCGGTCGGTACATTCTGAGTAGCGCGGTGCTGCTACCGATGTTCGTGCCCGCAGTGGTGCTCGCAATGGGGTTGTTGCCACTCGTGATGCTCGCCGGCTTGCAGGGGAGGGCTTATTCACTCGCTGCCGCGCACTGCCTCGTTAGCCTGCCCGTTGTGTTTCTCCTGCTCCGCAACGCACTAGCACAAGCCGATCCCGAACTCGAACGCGCGGCACGCGGATTGGGAGCGAGGCCGTGGACCGCGTTCCGGCGCGTGACCCTTCCGCTCATCGCGCCGGCGATCCTCGCCGGGGCCGTGATCGCGTTCATCCTGTCGGTGAACGAGTTCACGTTCGCCGTCTTCCTGGGAACTCCCGGTGCGCGAACGCTCCCCGCCGCGCTCTGGCCGGAAGCGCGCGATAAGGATACCCCGCTCCTCGCGGCCGCGTCGTGTGTGACCGTGCTGTTCACGCTGGCGGGAATGTGGGTGACAGCGCATCTCCTCCGGCGCCTGTAAGCGTCACTTCGGGCGGGTCCGCATCGGGGATCGGCCACAGGTGGTGTTCGGCAGCGCCCACGGTCACCAGATCGCCGGGTTGCACGCGCTCGGTGGCGCGCGAACGAACCCGGAGGGACAGGCCGTTGTCGCACGTCACATCAACAAGCAAATCCGCACCGAGGAACGTCACGCCGGCGACGCGGCCGGTCCACGTCCACCGCCCGCCTTCGGGATTGAGCGCGCAGTGTTCCGGGCGAACCATGACGAACTCGGCCGCGCTGCCAACCATTTTGCCGGGAAGCAGATTCGCTGCGCCGAGGAACTTCGCCACGAACGGCGTGCGCGGGCGGTCGTAGACGTCCGCCGGCGCACCTACCTGGAGCACGCGCCCCGCGGCCATCACGCCGATCAGGTCCGACACCGCGAGCGCTTCTTCCTGGTCGTGTGTGACCAGCACTGCCGTTACACCCGTTTGCCGTTGTAGCGTGCGCAACTCGGTGCGGAGTTGGTCGCGGAGGTGGCGGTCGAGGTTCGCGAGTGGCTCGTCGAGAAGCAATACGTCTGGTTCGATAATTAGCGCTCGGGCGAGCGCGACGCGCTGCTGTTGCCCACCGGAGAGCCGGGCCGGTTTGCGGTCGCGCTCCTCCGCGGACAGCCCGACGCGGGCGAGCATGTCATCGACCTGCCGGTCGCACACGGCTCGGGCCACGCGCCGCACTTCGAGCCCGAACGCGACGTTCTGCCGGGCCGTGAGGTGCGGGAAGAGAGCGTAGTTCTGAAAAACCGTGCCCGCGTTCCGAGCTTCTGGGGGCAACGCGGTCACGTCGCGCCCGCGCAGGAACACACGCCCCGCGCTCGGTGCGAGATAGCCGCCGAGTAGTTTCAGCAGTGTGGTTTTACCGCACCCGGAGGGACCGAGCAGCGCGAGGAGCTTTCCCGCCGGAAGTGCTAGGGAAACGTCCCGAACGACAGTCGTCGGACCGTATCCGAACGTGATGGCGTCGAGGCGCACGCCGTCGTTTGTGGGCGGGTTCATGCCGAGCGCTCGGTGCTCGCTGCGTGAGAAACAAAAGTGCGACTCAAGGTTTCTCGACCTTTTCGGCTTCTTCGGCGCTCAGGAGGCCGTCGCCGTCACGGTCCAGTTTACGGAACTGCTCCGGGGTGCCGAGGAACTCGCGGACCGAAACGAACCCGTCGCCGTTCCGGTCCATCGCGCGGAACCATTGCGGCCCGGCTTCGCGCGTGAAGGTGCGGATGAGCGGAACGGCGGGCGGCTTCGCGATGCCCGAGACGATCACGAGCGACACGCCGGTGTCGGTGGACGCTGCGTCCACGAGCACAGTCTTCGCGCGCCGCAGTTCCGCCACACTGAGTTGCCCGTCGCGATCGGCGTCGAGCAGATCAAACAGCCCGACCGGTCCCGGCACCGCGGTGAGCGACACAACTCCGCGAGCGATCTTCTCGAACGCGGCTTTGGTTTCTTCGCGCCCGGCGGCGAGTGCTTTGGGCACAACCGGCTTCTCGGTGGGAAGTCCGGGGCGCGCGTGGATCTCCACCCACGTTCCGCCGATCTTCCCGCGCCAGTACGAGGCATCGCGACCGAGTTTCACCGTTTGCTCGATGTCGGCTTTGCCCTCCACCGGAACAACGGTCGCTCGCACTGTTCTCGGCGTCGCACGCTTTTCGGGGACGACGGTTTGCAGGTCAGGGACCAGTTCGAGCGGCGAAATACATTCGTCGTCGTCCAGGTCGAACCTGTTGAGCAGCACCTTCTCCGCGTGCGCGAGTTCATCGGCGGAGAGCTTTCCGTCCTTGTCCTTATCGAGCGCCCTGAAGATCGCGCGGGAAAGCGCGGCGGGGTGCGGGGATGTTGCGGTCAGTGCTTCGGCGCGAAACAGCGAACCCTCTGGCATGAGGTTGTCCAGCGCACTCGCGCCGGGCTTGCCCTTCAGAGCTTCGCGGGTACGTTTCGCGTCGGCGTCGAGTTTCGCGAGTGGCGAACCACCGAGTTCGATTTTCAGCCGCACGCGAACCGCCGGCGCGCTGCCGACTTCGAGCAGCACGTCGTGGGCGGGTGCGGGATCAGTACCTGGGAGAAGGGCGATTAGCGCGAACGCAGCCGGGGTCACGAGAGCACCTCCGTCAGCGGTTTCGCGGATTTATCGACGATACGAATGGGGCGCCCGATGTTCGAGAGGTGTTGCTTCTCGTAATCGACGCCGACCGCCTTGCAGATCGTCGCGAGCAGGTCGGGCACGTCGGCCGGGCGCTCCTCGACCGTCGAGCCGTCCTTGCTCGTTCGGCCGATCACTTGGCCGCACTTGATCCCGCCGCCGCCCAGCACCACGTTCCACGCATTCGGGTAGTGGTCGCGGCCGAGGTTTCCGTTGATGCGCGGGGTGCGGCCGAATTCGCCCATCCACACGATCGTGGTCGTGTCCAGCAGCCCCCGATCCTTGAGATCCGCCACGAGCGCGGCCCAGGCCGGGTCGAGAATGTCGCAAAGCGTCTTCACGCGATCGAAGTTTCGGGCGTGCGTGTCCCAACTGCCCATGAACCCGCCGCTGAGCGTCACTTCGACGAACGGCACGCCGCGCTCGACCAGGCGCCGTGCGATGAGGCACCCCTGGCCGAACGGGTTCTTGCCATAAGTGGAGCGTAGTTTCTCCGGTTCGTCGTCGAGGTGGAACGCGGCGCTCGCGGAACCGTTCACGAGTCGCAGCCCGCGCTCGTAGGCGGACTGGATGCTCGCGGTGACGGTCCCCTCGCGCCCGGGCGCGAAGTCCGCGTTCAGCCCTTCGAGCAGCTTCACGCGATCGTTCGCACGGCTGCTCTCGACGGCGGGCTTGATGTCCGCAACGGCCAGGTCGCGCAACCCCGGGCGCCGCGTGTACGGCGCGTCCGGGCTGTCACCGACCAGGAGCGGGGCGTAGTCCGGCCCCAGGTAGCCGGAACTGTACCCGCCGTCGCTCAATCCGCGGCGCCCGCCGATGCTGATGTAATTCGGTAACTCGGCCTTTGGGTCGCCGAGTTCCTTCGAGACTAGCGAACCGAGCGTCGGATACTGGAGCGGCTCTTGCGGCAAGCGCCCGGTGCGGAGCAGGTACGCGGCGCGGTCGTGGTCGCCCTCCTTCGTGGACATCGAGCGCACGACCGCGAGGTGCTTCATCTGCTTCGCGACGAGCGGCAGGTGCTCGGCGATTTTGATGCCCGGCACCGCGGTCTCGATGGCCTTGAACGGCCCGCCCGTTTCTTCGCCCGGTTTGGGGTCGAAGGTGTCGAGCTGCGACGGACCGCCGGGCATCCACAACAGAATGCACGAGCGCTTCCGCTTCGGGTCCGCGGCCGCGGCTTCAGCAAACCGGTTGAACCACCCGCCCTGTGCCCCGACCGCGAGGTCACGCCGCGGTTTGCGTGTTTGGGGTGTCGTCTTTCTCCACTGGCTGCCGTTTCCGGAACGGGCTTCCGGATCGGTCAGTGAAGTACCGACTCAAGCGATCGTCCTCGCTCAGAACGGCCGCCCGGAGTTGCAGGATGGATTCGGCCCCGTCCGGGCGGTTCCAGTGCTTCTGCTTCCCTTTCACACGAGCGCTGAACTCACCCACCAGCGACTCCACCAGGCTGCTCGTCGTCGGCAACCCCTCACGCCGGTATCTCGGGTAGTCCATCCGCTTCTCGTTGTTCCTCAGGTAGCA
The Gemmata palustris DNA segment above includes these coding regions:
- a CDS encoding DUF1501 domain-containing protein; the encoded protein is MPGGPSQLDTFDPKPGEETGGPFKAIETAVPGIKIAEHLPLVAKQMKHLAVVRSMSTKEGDHDRAAYLLRTGRLPQEPLQYPTLGSLVSKELGDPKAELPNYISIGGRRGLSDGGYSSGYLGPDYAPLLVGDSPDAPYTRRPGLRDLAVADIKPAVESSRANDRVKLLEGLNADFAPGREGTVTASIQSAYERGLRLVNGSASAAFHLDDEPEKLRSTYGKNPFGQGCLIARRLVERGVPFVEVTLSGGFMGSWDTHARNFDRVKTLCDILDPAWAALVADLKDRGLLDTTTIVWMGEFGRTPRINGNLGRDHYPNAWNVVLGGGGIKCGQVIGRTSKDGSTVEERPADVPDLLATICKAVGVDYEKQHLSNIGRPIRIVDKSAKPLTEVLS
- a CDS encoding ABC transporter permease is translated as MLNCAFKPVWLLGRLLGGLTLLALVAPFVCAVWMSFAPGELLEPPTGEWSVRWYREFFGSVKWTRALRTSAEVAALSVAGALVGGLGLAVAVTRFHFRGRYILSSAVLLPMFVPAVVLAMGLLPLVMLAGLQGRAYSLAAAHCLVSLPVVFLLLRNALAQADPELERAARGLGARPWTAFRRVTLPLIAPAILAGAVIAFILSVNEFTFAVFLGTPGARTLPAALWPEARDKDTPLLAAASCVTVLFTLAGMWVTAHLLRRL
- a CDS encoding ABC transporter permease, which translates into the protein MTTRPTHSATPWLLAAPTIVLLIALFAGPVLILIRTSFYQSAGGADFYRPGTWSLSAYSELLGERFGRGIVAFTVVLGVTVAALSVAIGYPLALFIHSLPKRAKALALGAVILPKLTNVFVVLYGVNLLLGSTGPVNRVLLALGLTSEPLLLTHNLFGVLVAETYLIMPYAVLVLVPALDRIDPSLIAAARGLGAGPWTAFRRVTLPLSLPGVAVAGQLCLIWALGAFVGPLLLGGPEQTTLAVKVQKDGMGYGDWPRAATTAVLSLVTVAVCVALYSWPARALRRLGGASA
- a CDS encoding EF-hand domain-containing protein, with translation MTPAAFALIALLPGTDPAPAHDVLLEVGSAPAVRVRLKIELGGSPLAKLDADAKRTREALKGKPGASALDNLMPEGSLFRAEALTATSPHPAALSRAIFRALDKDKDGKLSADELAHAEKVLLNRFDLDDDECISPLELVPDLQTVVPEKRATPRTVRATVVPVEGKADIEQTVKLGRDASYWRGKIGGTWVEIHARPGLPTEKPVVPKALAAGREETKAAFEKIARGVVSLTAVPGPVGLFDLLDADRDGQLSVAELRRAKTVLVDAASTDTGVSLVIVSGIAKPPAVPLIRTFTREAGPQWFRAMDRNGDGFVSVREFLGTPEQFRKLDRDGDGLLSAEEAEKVEKP
- a CDS encoding ABC transporter ATP-binding protein, with the translated sequence MNPPTNDGVRLDAITFGYGPTTVVRDVSLALPAGKLLALLGPSGCGKTTLLKLLGGYLAPSAGRVFLRGRDVTALPPEARNAGTVFQNYALFPHLTARQNVAFGLEVRRVARAVCDRQVDDMLARVGLSAEERDRKPARLSGGQQQRVALARALIIEPDVLLLDEPLANLDRHLRDQLRTELRTLQRQTGVTAVLVTHDQEEALAVSDLIGVMAAGRVLQVGAPADVYDRPRTPFVAKFLGAANLLPGKMVGSAAEFVMVRPEHCALNPEGGRWTWTGRVAGVTFLGADLLVDVTCDNGLSLRVRSRATERVQPGDLVTVGAAEHHLWPIPDADPPEVTLTGAGGDALSPTFPPA